A segment of the Malaclemys terrapin pileata isolate rMalTer1 chromosome 1, rMalTer1.hap1, whole genome shotgun sequence genome:
CGGTTTTGGCTGACAGACATTCCCCTGACTGCTGAATCACCTCACCCTCTGTTCCCTCCTGCAGAGAAAAGTGACTAAGAGACAGGGAGACTCGAGTAGAATTCTTTCACTCAGTGTTTTTTCCTATGCCACCAGGTGCTGGGTGTAGTTTAATCATTCCTTCCGCAGCAGAAAGAGGAAAGGGTGAGTTTGGGATGAATTTCACACTACTATTGACTCTTCCTGGTCAAGATATGTTACAACTGTTTGTCTCATTTCCTAATGCACATGCTGTCCTCCCGGTTATAACAGCAAGCGTAGAACAGTGATGGAAACCACCCTGGGTAAGCCAGTGTCTGAAGCTAAACTTACAAACCACCAAAGCCTTCCCTTTGCAACAGAAAACAGAGGCCATGTGGCAACAGGACAAGAGTGATGGTGTGGTCAACCCTGGACATCCTACAGGCACCATGCTGCAGCCTCCTGACAACACATTGGTAGTGGCTCTTCTGCACATTCTACAGTCCAAACCCAATGTTTCTATTTCTACAAGAGCCCTACTTCCTTCTTACCACCACATTCCAGTGACCAAAACCAGCTGGCAGAATTTTTAAACACATCACAAGCAGGAATTCTGCTTATGACTTGAAGCCATTTTctaaaagggaagggaaaaaaaatcaacagcaaAAGAATTTTCTATGCTGATTAAAATCACACTTTGGAGAGACCCTGTTTGCATGGACGCCGCAAGCCAATGGATCAGTGCACAATATGCaaagatgttttaaaaacattgtagGGCTGCCTCCCTATATTTGCATCTAATGTCACTGCTTAACCCCCAGGGAAAGGGTGTGATCCAGCTGCTCAGGAAAAGGGAAACTGTATGATCACATCCCTGGGGAATAGTGCTGtggtgacagagggaggggaaacagactaATCCCACTGCTTAGGAGTGGGGAAGcccatgtttgtttttttgcttgtttggttttgttataGCCTTGTCTTGGGTTTGTTTACAGAGATGTATTTTGTTTAACCaaatattaaaaatggaaaaatctcCATATAAAGTGTCCTGTCACTTCTGTGTGTTCAGCTGAATTGTTCTGTAACATGGTatgtaaaggaaaaaataaattgttcTTTGTTATGAAGTTGTGGCCTTCTTGGGAGAAACTACCTTCACCAAACTGCTTCTGAACTCTGATCCTGAACCATCTAGTTGACTATAGGTAACCCTAGGATACCACTCCTGAGACATGGCTAAGTTATCCAAAATTTCTTACCTATCTAAGCTGTCTTAAGGTGGAACCATCTCATCTCCCACCCCATCACAGCTAACACTGTGTACATAAAACTAGAGGCTAACCACCCATCTGGGTGCAAAGCTGCAACATCTATTCTAATTTTCCATTAGTATCTGGGGGGACAAGGGATGTCTACTAAACACACCATGTTTGGGTTGAATTTATTTAATACTTAATACAAAAAAGTATGCAGCTGATTTCCAAAATGTAGTTGTTTTATGATGCAAACAGAATCAGCACTGTCTTTAACCAAATGTTACTCCCCTTTCCTCCGCCAACAAAAGAAATTgcaaggaaaatatttgaaaacaagttttcccCACAGGGCTCAGATGAAACTTACTACCCTTTGTGATCCACTCTGCCTCTTGGTAAATACACGCCTTCCTTTCTATCGGTGGCCTCTTCTGCCCTTGATTTAGCCAGGAGAAATACAGGATTTTCTTTTGATTGCAGAATTTACTGAACAAACTGGCCAGAACCTAACTTGTGGCCTAAGGTAGGGAGTCCACAGCAGgagcttttcattttaaagtctcTAACTGCTTGCTGCATGGACTAATTGGATAAAAGGAAAAACTTGTGACCTCTGGAGGGGAAGCTACAGGGAGAagcccatcaaaaaaaaaaacggTCCAGGAGAGGGGATTTTGCCCCATTATGGATAGGTCAGTGtcctaaagtttaaaaaaaaagaggggggggaatGCCCACCCTGACAAACCAACAGTTCAAATGAATCAATGTTGAGGTCTCTCCATGTGATATGGATCTGAAGCAGCTTTTGGAAGTTAGATCTTTCCAGAAAGTGGAGGCAGGGCCCCTGGCATACTTCCAGACAGCCCTGTAGTGGGTCCTAAGAGAATCTGCAAGAGATGatactgagtttaaaaaaaactattcaaATTAACTATAAAGATTGAAAACAGCAtagcacccctccctccctgcccccagagttcCAGTAAGGAGAAGGTTTAGCACCTCCAATAATAAGGGCTCCACAtttgtgactgggcaacaaaatggtagatgaaattcagtgttgataaatgcaaagtaatgcatattggaaaacaatctcaactatacatacaacatgatggggactaaattagctgttaccattcaagaaagatcttggagtcatggatagttctctgaaaacatgcatTCAATGGGTGCAGCAGCAgacaaaaaaagctaacaatgttatgtggagagattaaaaagattgggactgttcagctcagaaaagagacaatagaggtctataaaatcatgaacggtgaggagaaaatgaataaggaagtgttatttaccactttGCATAACCCCAAAATCAGCGGTCACccaatgcaattaataggcagcaggtttaaaacaaaaggaagtacttcacacaacacacagtcagtctaTGGAaattgttgccaggggatgttgtgaagggcaaaagtataattgggacaacggggaatggatcactcaattgccttgttctgtttattccctccaaagcatttggcattggccactgtcggaagacaggatactgggctagatggaccattggtctggcccagtatggccgttcttatgtttttaactcACTCTGCAGGGCTGAGAGTGCAATACTCCTGTCACTTTGCAATACCATTCCCCCTCTGCTATGACAGCTAACTTAACTGCTGTAGACTTATTCAGATAGCAAAGAGAAAAGAAGACATCTCACCCTAGTACTCTTAGTCAAGGGTATCAAACATGTGGCCCATGAGCTGTATCAGGAGCTATGATGTATTTGATGGCTGCATGATATACTCAGGTTGTGCAGaatctaaaccagtggtgggcaacctacgggccgcacgcagcccatcagggtaatccgctggcggaccacgagacagtgtttacattgaccgtccacagacACAGCTGttcacagttcccggccaatgggagctgtgggaagtggcggccagtacatccctgtGGCCCCACGCCGCTTCCCGTAGCGCCCATTgtctgggaatggcaaactgcagccactgggagctgcgagttgctgggcctgtggacggtcaatgtaaacagtctcgtggcccgccagtggattgcCCTGAAGGGccaaagtttgcccaccactgatttaaGAGCTCTTCCCCAACACTCcagcctaagttccctctaagctgtgcggctatgcagcaggctatcaaggtcTATGCAGGCatgcagcggggaaaggctctcttgcccagccccaggctgctgtggcatcctctctccccaccacagccccaaggcagcctgtaccccaaacccctgatccctggctccactccagagcccacatctccagccagagccctttgcccctccacccccactcctaagcctcctcccacactccgaactccTCGGACCCACCCCCGCCATACATCtctatattggtgcacataacaaaattcattccacacacagATGTAAAAAATGAGAGGGAACATTGCCCCCAGCCCAAATCAGCTTTTAGCCCTCACTGCTGCAAAGAGCACCTTCCACATAATAACTAAATATGTCAgctgcctgaatctgcagagagCTTGGAACAATGAGTCAGAGTGATGaattccccttcccccttttaATCTGATTGAAGTAGCCACTGTAAAAATCCAGTGATGACATGCCAACGTCAGCATTAACTGATAACTCTAGCAGATGGAATGGGGTGCAAGTGCAGCCTTGAGGGGAGAGAGTTGCtaggaataaaaaaaatgaataaaaacttTAGTTACTACATAAAAGCTGTATTGCCCCTTTGATCTCTATGTGaacctcccactgacatcagtgggatttgTGCTGTGGATTGAGGATAATATGCCATCCTGAATTTATGCCCTGGCCCATGGACCATAATTGAACATGAAATCAAGCCCTCTCCTCTCTGCTAAATGAGTTTGAAACTGCTGGTATtagaaaaagaagggggggggggaatcctggTGACTCAAGCAAGACAAGGTTTATGAAGCCCCCCAAACCCCATCATCATCTGCTAATCTCTATGTTGCAAGGCAACCAAAGAGTATTAGCCTGTGTTCATGGACTGCAATGGAGAAAGGGTCTTGAGGTTTCAGGCTCACCTGtcgctgctgcagctgctgctgttgctccatCTGCAGTTTCTCAGTTTCAAATACAACAGGAAGAACGAGGATCATGAAGGAGGTACTCCCAATCCACAGAGCTGCCCTGGAGAATCTAGAGAGAAAAAATAATCATGACAGAAAAatcttgttttcccttttccttttatATGGGACAGCCCCCTGTTCCCCTTCTGCCTCTACAAAGGGAGGACCAAGAGAAACTCCCATACAGCTCTGCCTGGGTACCTCAATCCTGATTTGGACTAATTTTTGATATTCCAGTGTTGCACACTCCACGTAGCTCTGCCAAAGTACCTGAACCTAATCTGTAGTCGCCTTTGCTATGCCAGTCCCGGCTCCCATACTCTGCTGTATGCTTTAGCAGGATGTGTAGCGTTACTACACACACCTTCAGCATAATCTGCGCTGCACACAAACCCAACAACCGGTGGCAGGGGCGGAGAACGCAGCACCGGCAGCGCGGTATCTGATTGGTGACCTGAACAAAGCCACGCGGCCCCGACAACCCGCCCCCGCCCGGGACAGCCAGACCCAGCCACGCCCCCGGCGCCGCCTTCTCACCGGTACATTCTCTGGGCCACAGAGAGGGACAGAGCGAAGGTAGCTCCCGCCGCGGTCCGGACGCTCTCCGGGAACATCTCGGTCAGGCCCCAGAGCCGCTCGCTCAGGGTCTcgtccagctgggggaggagaggctcgGAGTCAGACCCGTGAGATGCCGCTGGGAGCGGCCCCTGCCCTGCGCCCCCACGCCCGGGGTCACCCCAGCCTCGCACATGGAGCCCGCGGACGGCTCCgccccccctgctccgcccccccgGTACCTCGTCGTCGTCCTCCAGCTCGTCCTCCAGCTCCTCCGCCTGGCCCGGGCCGCTcttgggcagcagcagctcctcgggGGACAGGGGCGACGCGGCGGCCATGGCTGCAACCAGGACAGAGCGGGAGACACCGGAACCGGAAGAGAGCCGACGAGATGGAGGCCCGGGCAGCGGACAGAGAGACACCGAAAGGGAGGCGAGCGACAGTCACGCGGGAGGGGCTGAGAGCGGCCTCTAGTGGTCAACCTCCCCCCCAGCGGCCTCTGCTGCCCAGTTCTGCAACTCCATCAGGGCAAGGGGCCCTCGCCTGCGCCCCAGCCTAGCTGCTCTCTCCCATGCTCCATCGCTGCTGCCCCACACCCGCTGCACAGCCCCTAGCCTTGCCTTTCCTCTCCACCTCTTCCATCTATCAGTAACtcctaggtagggtgaccagacagcaagtgtgaaaaatcgggacggggtggggggtaatagcctaggagcctatataagaaaaagatccaaaaatcgggactgtccttataaaatcaggacatctggtcaccctactcctaggTGGCCTCCTCCATTGCCCACTGCTTCCTGGCCCCTCTGCTTCTAAAGGCTTATGTCCCTAATTTAACCCTGCAGGTAACAGGCTCTTGCCCTGACACCTTGCGAAGTGGGTATGCAGAGGGAAAATTAGACCCCGGCCCTCCCCCACTTGCTCATCTCCTCTGCTGCAGAAGGAAATGACCGGTAGTTgtgccatggcccgtggaggaaGGGCAGAATACATCTCTGTGAGATGGAGGCAATGTTGAGTTAGTGTATAGGGCACTGACGTAGGACTCAAGAGACTGGctttctattcccagatctgcccctgacctgctgtgtgaccttgaatgaATCACTCCACCTGTTTCCCCTCTTACCCTTTGTCTAtcctgtgtaatcagactgtaagctcttcagggcaaggactgtttcTCACTACATGTCTGTGCAGCGTCTAGCCCTCTGGGGCCTGCTTTCAGTTAGGGCTTATAGGTGCTACTGTTTTTATATATGTGcgtgtgtatatacacatgtgCCTGTAATCTGATCCCGACCTTCGCAAGAATGTAACTGATTCACAAAtgtgatttgttttaattttatacaatttttttaatttgttttcgtTTTATACAAACGTAAGAAACACTCAGGAGAACAAACAATTCCAGAAACCCACCTGCCAACAGCAGGAAGCAGAGTTAATGGTttgtacaaaaataataataataaatatctgAAAATGG
Coding sequences within it:
- the TOMM22 gene encoding mitochondrial import receptor subunit TOM22 homolog, which codes for MAAASPLSPEELLLPKSGPGQAEELEDELEDDDELDETLSERLWGLTEMFPESVRTAAGATFALSLSVAQRMYRFSRAALWIGSTSFMILVLPVVFETEKLQMEQQQQLQQRQILLGPTTGLSGSMPGALPPLSGKI